The window AGCAGCAAGGTTACAAACCTCGCCATATTAAAAGTGTGCCCAGGGCGGATTCTTACAGAGCTCCGCTGGTAACAtactgtagaaataaaataatgcatggccacaacttagtaagttgtgggaatgagatgatgaAGTGGTGGCTACAACTTCGTAAAGTGGGGGAACATACAGagtcctgctggtgacatctgtgtaaataaaaataatgcgtggccacgccttattaacgcatGGGAACGATATCCTAatatgtggccatgacttagtaaggtgtgggaatgagatgattaagttgtgaccacgacttagtaaggcatggtaACAAAATCATGGCTTACTAAGTAGGTGTCCAATCTTGCAACAtaggtgtggctgcaggtttgcAAACAAGCAGACGCACATACGACTAATCAGTCTTTAAACTGAATGTGatcttatatgtaatgttgatgaaggTAAATAGTGACAAATCTGAACAAAATCGTTTTCTTTGGGCACTATTTGTCTTAAAACGCCCTGCATGGAAACTCCGCTATGTGtggattaaaatacactttagGACTTTTTTAAATTCCAAAACTGTCATTAAACAATGTCAGATATTCGTGACCGTCTGTCGATTCGTTATGTCGAATTTTGGAAAAATCGGTGAACTTCACCTTCAGTGTGAAACTGTGATTTTAAAGTGTTAGCGCACCACCAAGCGGAGCAACATGTGCAGAGTTTCGTAGCTCTTCTTTAACGTTACACAAACGCAGTATTTTAGGTTACATGGGGAAGGAAGGTGCAGCCTAATTCGGTGTCATACTGTATGTGAGACGTAGAAATGGGCACCCGAGATGTAAAAAGAACAGTATACATCAATGTCAGTGACGCCATATCAACAATTTCGTCGTTGAAAGACCGCGATTCTCAGGTGTTTCGTGTGTAGTCGTGGCCGAGTGGTTAAGGCGATGGACTAGAAATCCATTGGGGTCTCCCCGCGCAGGTTCGAATCCTGCCGACTACGGTCGCTGTTTTTGGTATCTTAGTTAGTTTAGTCACTTCCATACATGTTAACGTTACATTTTCAAGACGAACAAGCTGGACCATACGCTCTAACAACAGAACGAATTTAGGCAAGATAACAGGCACAGCATGCTAACTATCTCTCTCGCTAGCCAGTCAGCCaactgttagctagctagctagctggctaaaaGTAAGTCAATGCTAACGAAGGAAGCAGTTTGGGTCTCATGACTAGGGTCTGATTACGAGGCTGAACTTCGCTTTCTGTccgccagctttttgttttccagtaaatgctgcaccatttaaggtggaactggaaaattggaacaagaagttggcgaataagaagctgacttcagcttcgtggtCTGAATAGCTGGCTGTATTTTTCACATTCACAAGAATTATGCAAAGCTAAATGACAACAGAGCTTCTTTAACGAGTTTAAACATGCCAGATGGACTTATTACGAGCAGGTAAAGTTAACCCTTTTTAAAACAACTTCAACTTAACGAAGGTACCTATTTTGGGTGCGTTCTGTTTGGGCAGATATAAAGAACGATTTAACGATTAACTTAGCTAGTTATATCACACAGGCAAAATGTGTGCGTTGGGCTTCTACGAGTAAAGTAGCGATAGTAGTTCTGGATAAATGTATCGTAGAGTTGTATCGGGAAGAAAAGAACGCCCTGGGCTGTGTGTATATCCTGGCTTCAGCTTTAAGAGTACTAACTAAAACGGGATGTTGGAACTGCCACTTAAAAAGCATGGTTCTTcacgggttctttagtaaaggcagtggttccgtttagagccatgagttctGTAGAGTAACGTTAATGCGTAACGTTAAATCGTtctatgcatggtgaaatgactcttcagattgatggtgaatgtgttgtatatggttctatatagcctCTAAAAgagtttttctgttgttacaagcttgacaccataaCAGTTGAACCCTTTTGGTgatttatagaaccattttcaaaacggTTACAGATaaaaccctttaagcatgaaatagttctgCTTAGAACTCATGTTCTAAATATAACTGTTACTAAAGAACTTCCGAAGAACCTAGTTATCTAAATGTGTAGGTAACACATCTTGCATTGGGGAAATCcttaaagtacatttttcatgtgGTTCCCCACTTCAGAGTTTCATTTAATTGCTGTGTTGTGTCCTCCATGTTGGGGGTCAAAGTTGTGGTCAGACATGCCTTTACATCCTGCCACATTTCCAGATTGGAGTGAGCTGAAAAGTCCAcacaaatatcttttttttttttttttttttaaataaacaggtCTCTTCAGAATGAGGCTACTGGTATCGATCTGCAAGTGCCACATTACCAGGAGATCAGGGGGCCCATGATGACTGGCCATGTAGAGTACCAGATAGTCGTGGTCACCCGTCTTGCTGCTTTCAAGTCTGCTAAGCACAAACCAGGAGATGTTGTACAGTTAGTGGTAGGTGATCAGTGACTGTGAACATGGATATTGCTACTGAACTTGATGatgaagatgtttttttctcatattgagTCTTCATGTGGTGCAAGtacattattcatttaaaaatatccaCATTTTGATCCCAACTGGGACTTCTGATTGAACACCACATCCACATTCATCACTTACATCCAACCACCCTTCTTTGTTTAAGAAAGAGGCGGTTTTCCCCAGTAagttaaatattataaatgttcTGAAAGAGCATATGAATACATTTGTCAATGACCAACCTAATTGACCCTTTTTTGGGGCttttataaattaaaaatgtagctGTTCgcaaaacaacattttaaagctACTCATCTTGAAATGTTATGTGGCACATTCAGTACCCAAGTACTTAAGAATTCTGCCAGTTTCCCCACTTTGTAAAAATTCATAGAACGTTTATTATCACTACTGCTAACTTGCTCACTTGTGCTTTCTGTGAGTTTTTCCTACATTAGCAAGCTATCAAGGACATTTCAGTAAatataatattcagtaaatTTGTTATACCACATCATCCTACATTATAAGCTAAAACTCAGTGCTGTAGTCTTGGCAAAGGGAGGATGCACAAAGTACTAAATGCAGGaattgtaataattgtgaaatATTTTGGGGAGAAAAGTCATCAGAATCAATATGCCATAAAAGTCTCCACTCCAGTCATTATATGTCTTGTTTTGACCTTATTGCATCCTCCCAAGAAAATATTAAACCTTCTTGAGGAAGCACTAAGCTAATTTTATATgtaaggtttaaaaaaaaaattgtatttagtTTTCACACCAGAACTTTAAAAACTTATGGAGCTGTAGGAGCTGTGTTTCAACTGATGTCAACACAACTGGATcgaaatattattttaaaataagtaataTTGGAAGTGTTAAAAGCAATGCCCActtatttctctgttttctgtttagttGTAAACATGTGTTAAATGTtcttgtaaataataataagccaTATACATCATCATTATTAATGTCCAGTAAtctaaaattacattttgaccTAAAAAGAACAAAGTGCTCATGCCCCAGATTAACTTTATGGTTATACTAGTATTTGAACTGGGCCTGCTTGGCTGAATACTCATTAACACACTGAAGTCTGGTCTAAATTACACTGTCATTGTCATTTCTTCTTTGAGAATCATTTCCTTAATGTAAATTCACCTCTAAATATGTTTGCATTGTGATGAAACCTATTGTTTTAGCGCAGTTGTCAGTAATAAGTAATGAGTAACACCTCATAGGTAATTTATTAATGAACTCCACTATGTTATAATCCTGCAGGTCTCAAAGAAGTACAGTGAAATTGATGAGTTCTACCACAGCTTAATTGCTCAGTATCCCAGTATCCATCTACCTGCCATGCCCCGAAAAGCCCTGTTTGTGGGTGAGACTGATATCCGTGAACGCAGAGCAGCCTTCGATGAGTTTGTCCGATTTATTGCCAAACACCCAactctgtcaacctgtccagaGTTATTGGAGTTCTTAGGTGAGTGATCACgtgatttgtatgttttttgttttttttttgttttgttttgttttgttttttttgtaaccAATTGTCATTACAGCTGTATTAAATATCATATACAGGAGCGAAGAATAACGTCCGTGATGTCACGTCTTCAAACACGCCTGACTGGCTAGTGGAAGAAGACGATGATGGGCTGgatttctttggaaaagaaACCGAGGCTTCTGCTACTCAGACTGACCAAGTTAAAAAGCCAGTGAAGGCAGTCAAGCCAACCCAGGAAGAAGACGATGATGAAGAGGAGTTATTTGATCCATTAGGAGGTGTGAGGTATGAGTCTTAATACAGAGAGCCCTGGTGTATTAAGACTGTACTGTTGCAGCATCATGAGCTGGCAGCATAAATACAGTGTTGAAAACTGTAGATGGTGTAAACAGTGCTTTTGCAACACCAGACACATGAGAGTCACACATGGGTGACTGTTCACTGTGACAGTTTTTAGTGTAGCACACAACAAATATTGCAGTAGgtccactagatggcagcacaGAATCTCTTAATGACTGCTTTTTTTGTCCAGAACCAAACAGTAGCTTGGTTCTGCCATATACTGGCAGAGTTCAGCACTTTTGTGTaaagaagggggaaaaaaatctaataattaaaaatagacaaacattgtttaatttcagtacatataaaaatttaaaacatcagcatatttcattttatttttactttgtggGCCACTTTCTAGCTTTTAACTGTAATTATTTGAAGACTGTTGACACCCTTTTCTTTAGTAAGACAATGATAGTCTAATGTTGCACTAATGCTCATTCTGTACAATGCActaaaaaagaaacacacagcaATAAGTAGACAGAGATCTCTGTTTATGTGTCTGTTACAAGGTTTCTGAATGCAGTACAGGTTAGTAAGCTGGCCTGCCCAAGTGTAGCGCTCTGTTATTATTGAATGATATGTTTGTTCCATTTAAAATGGTGTTAAAATTGAGttaatttattgtaataatactTTGAGAAGTAAGTTCTACAGTTTAGATTTCCTGATTAATTGCCCAGTGAACTGTTCTGATGGTCTGCCGCTGATGAATCCATAATATGCTTTTAGGGCTTACTTGGCTTTTCTAGACTTTTTGCTGCTTACACACTGGTGCAGTGAGCTTGACATACTTATATTACTATGAGTTAGTTTGTTCTTAAATTATCTAAACATAAGCTGGATTTTTCAAGAACCTGATCAGTATAGGGCAGTTTTTCAGGTGCACTAATTTGATGACTGTGATATGTCGCCTTTTCGGTGCAGTGTTCATGGAACAtagtggggttttttttcctttctgaaatgtttgcaaatcagaatcaaaccaaacttcttttcattttatctgAGTAGTCCGTTTGCTCCAACTAAACGTCTTTCAGGAATACATGCTCTCTAGCACTTCACCAGAAGATAACTATAAATGGTCAGTTATTCTCTTTTGCTTTGTTCTGGTAAGTTCTTGCCCTTATCTCTCCGTATGagaatgttttct is drawn from Pygocentrus nattereri isolate fPygNat1 chromosome 10, fPygNat1.pri, whole genome shotgun sequence and contains these coding sequences:
- the hs1bp3 gene encoding HCLS1-binding protein 3 isoform X1: MPDGLITSRSLQNEATGIDLQVPHYQEIRGPMMTGHVEYQIVVVTRLAAFKSAKHKPGDVVQLVVSKKYSEIDEFYHSLIAQYPSIHLPAMPRKALFVGETDIRERRAAFDEFVRFIAKHPTLSTCPELLEFLGAKNNVRDVTSSNTPDWLVEEDDDGLDFFGKETEASATQTDQVKKPVKAVKPTQEEDDDEEELFDPLGGVRSKKPKHVQPVPKSTPTPKLSLFDEEDDPDKELFQPAVKDSNLRLFEDPDLGGPVTIGDTLLLSDAYQKSAASAAPKQDEDVDELFRVEEDLDKLLAISKPLRPKPAIAPKPKPALKPKPAIPQKPPSLVQDSKATPQSGTAQAMDQLDILKYIQQNEAAVSEDLDLF
- the hs1bp3 gene encoding HCLS1-binding protein 3 isoform X3; protein product: MPDGLITSRSLQNEATGIDLQVPHYQEIRGPMMTGHVEYQIVVVTRLAAFKSAKHKPGDVVQLVVSKKYSEIDEFYHSLIAQYPSIHLPAMPRKALFVGETDIRERRAAFDEFVRFIAKHPTLSTCPELLEFLGAKNNVRDVTSSNTPDWLVEEDDDGLDFFGKETEASATQTDQVKKPVKAVKPTQEEDDDEEELFDPLGGVRSKKPKHVQPVPKSTPTPKLSLFDEEDDPDKELFQPAVKDSNLRLFEDPDLGGPVTIGDTLLLSDAYQKSAASAAPKQDEDVDELFRNPQVCAKPCDERMKST
- the hs1bp3 gene encoding HCLS1-binding protein 3 isoform X2 produces the protein MMTGHVEYQIVVVTRLAAFKSAKHKPGDVVQLVVSKKYSEIDEFYHSLIAQYPSIHLPAMPRKALFVGETDIRERRAAFDEFVRFIAKHPTLSTCPELLEFLGAKNNVRDVTSSNTPDWLVEEDDDGLDFFGKETEASATQTDQVKKPVKAVKPTQEEDDDEEELFDPLGGVRSKKPKHVQPVPKSTPTPKLSLFDEEDDPDKELFQPAVKDSNLRLFEDPDLGGPVTIGDTLLLSDAYQKSAASAAPKQDEDVDELFRVEEDLDKLLAISKPLRPKPAIAPKPKPALKPKPAIPQKPPSLVQDSKATPQSGTAQAMDQLDILKYIQQNEAAVSEDLDLF